A DNA window from Stutzerimonas stutzeri contains the following coding sequences:
- the cobN gene encoding cobaltochelatase subunit CobN: protein MHLLRTQPGQQLPADSIADLGQTPGEIVVLCTGDSHLSLLAEVAGQLPEDYPSLRLASPAQLGNNASIDFYVEQVLQHAKVILISVHGGVSYWRYGIERLVELGQRGATVIMVPGDDSADPELSELSNVLAEDSRRLWQFLRQGGVDNARQFYHCIASRWLGRDYAWREPEALARVAIYHPRHPSATLADWQRDWHADAPVVGLIFYRTQVQAANTGFIDTFCERLTAQGLNPLPIAVASLKEAACLAQVETWLEQSAAGVIINTTGFAQSSPDAPNLRPFQLDVPVLQAICALDNHEQWQANAQGLGSRDLAMHIVLPELDGRLITRPISFKGLAWRSERSQSDVICYQPHLPGMDHVAELAWRWARLARLPNSGKRVALILANYPTRDGRIGNGVGLDTPAAALNILRALQAQGYPVADLPDSGTALIHELLGGVTNDLDNLDLRPCAQSLAMEEYRAFFEQLPAANQQAVIERWGMPEQDPMFRAGRLMIAGLRFGSTFVGIQPARGYQLDVAAMYHDPDLVPPHGYLAFYGWLRKGYAADAVIHVGKHGNLEWLPGKSVGLSDSCWPDVVIGAMPNIYPFIVNDPGEGAQAKRRTQAVIIDHLMPPLTRAESYGPLRDIERLADEYYEASQLDLRRAAELRSEILVLVRAANLDRELGLQLSDDPNSWLPQLDAYLCDLKESQIRDGLHVFGESPGGQLRRDTLLALLRIPRGDGQGANASLLRALADDLALGFDPIDCDMAAPWHGPRPDLLAHCDASFWRTAGDTRERLELLALELIEGESAGLGPASRKVLQQLQHRIAPLLDSCGSEEMAGLLAALQGRFVPAGPSGAPSRGRLDVLPTGRNFYTVDVRNLPTPTAWRIGAQATERLLERHMQDHGDYLRQLGLSMWGTATMRTGGDDIAQAMALLGVRPVWQPGSGRLERFEIVPLEEMGRPRVDVTLRVSGFFRDAFANLIRVFDEAVQAVADLDEPEDMNPLSARVWRESLELEDGGLEEAEARRQAGWRIFGSMPGAYGAGVQNVIDDRRWQSREDLAEVYLNWGGYAYGKDAEGLPARARFAERLQQVQAVLQNQDNREHDILDSNDYYQFQGGMLAAAETLRSGSVASYHGDNSQPDNPKIRSLKEELGRVVRSRAANPKWIAGMKRHGYKGAFELAATVDYLFAFDATTELIDDHQYALLADAYVLDGDTREFIQQHNPEALKDILERLLEAQQRGLWEEPGDYREALENLLIDSEES, encoded by the coding sequence GTGCATCTGCTGCGCACCCAGCCCGGCCAGCAACTGCCGGCCGACAGCATTGCCGACCTGGGCCAGACGCCCGGGGAAATCGTCGTGCTGTGCACGGGTGATTCGCACCTGTCATTGCTTGCCGAGGTGGCCGGACAACTGCCCGAGGACTACCCCAGCCTGCGCCTGGCGAGTCCGGCGCAGCTGGGCAACAACGCGTCGATCGACTTCTATGTCGAGCAGGTGTTGCAGCATGCAAAGGTCATCCTGATTTCCGTGCACGGCGGCGTCAGTTACTGGCGCTACGGGATCGAGCGTCTGGTGGAGCTGGGCCAGCGCGGCGCGACTGTGATCATGGTCCCGGGCGATGACAGCGCCGATCCCGAATTGAGCGAGCTGAGCAACGTTCTTGCCGAGGATAGCCGCCGGCTGTGGCAGTTCCTGCGCCAGGGCGGCGTCGACAACGCGCGCCAGTTCTACCACTGCATCGCCAGCCGCTGGTTGGGCCGAGACTACGCCTGGCGTGAGCCCGAGGCGCTGGCGCGGGTGGCGATCTATCACCCGCGCCATCCATCCGCGACGCTGGCTGACTGGCAGCGCGACTGGCACGCGGATGCACCGGTGGTCGGGCTGATCTTCTATCGCACCCAGGTACAGGCAGCGAACACCGGCTTTATCGACACCTTCTGCGAAAGGCTGACTGCGCAAGGGCTTAACCCCTTGCCCATCGCGGTCGCCAGCCTGAAGGAGGCGGCTTGCCTCGCGCAGGTCGAAACCTGGCTGGAGCAGAGCGCCGCCGGGGTAATCATCAACACCACAGGCTTTGCCCAGTCCAGCCCGGATGCGCCAAACCTGCGGCCGTTTCAGCTGGACGTTCCGGTGCTGCAAGCCATCTGCGCGCTAGACAACCACGAACAGTGGCAGGCCAATGCGCAGGGTCTGGGCTCGCGTGACCTGGCGATGCATATCGTGCTGCCGGAGCTGGACGGTCGGCTGATCACCCGACCCATCAGCTTCAAGGGCCTGGCCTGGCGCAGCGAGCGCAGCCAGAGCGACGTGATCTGCTATCAGCCGCATCTGCCGGGCATGGACCACGTGGCCGAGCTGGCCTGGCGCTGGGCGCGGCTGGCGCGGCTGCCGAACAGTGGCAAGCGCGTCGCCCTGATCCTGGCCAACTACCCCACACGAGATGGGCGCATCGGCAACGGTGTCGGGCTGGATACCCCGGCAGCCGCGCTGAACATTCTCCGTGCGCTGCAGGCGCAGGGGTATCCGGTTGCCGATCTGCCGGACAGCGGCACCGCTTTGATTCACGAGCTACTCGGTGGGGTCACCAATGATCTCGACAACCTGGATCTGCGACCTTGCGCGCAGAGTTTGGCAATGGAGGAATACCGGGCCTTTTTCGAGCAGTTACCGGCCGCCAATCAGCAGGCAGTGATCGAGCGCTGGGGCATGCCCGAGCAGGACCCGATGTTCCGCGCCGGCCGGCTGATGATTGCCGGGCTGCGCTTCGGTTCGACCTTCGTCGGCATTCAGCCGGCGCGTGGCTATCAGCTGGACGTGGCGGCGATGTATCACGATCCCGATCTGGTTCCGCCGCATGGCTATCTTGCGTTCTATGGATGGTTGCGCAAAGGCTACGCAGCCGATGCGGTCATTCACGTCGGCAAGCATGGCAATCTCGAATGGCTGCCGGGCAAGAGCGTCGGTCTGTCCGACAGCTGCTGGCCGGACGTGGTGATCGGCGCGATGCCGAACATCTATCCCTTTATCGTCAACGACCCGGGCGAGGGCGCTCAGGCCAAGCGGCGCACCCAGGCGGTGATCATCGATCACCTGATGCCGCCGCTGACCCGCGCCGAAAGTTACGGCCCGCTGCGCGATATCGAGCGATTGGCCGACGAATACTACGAAGCCAGCCAGCTCGACTTGCGCCGTGCCGCGGAACTGCGCAGCGAGATTCTGGTGCTGGTGCGCGCTGCCAACCTCGACCGCGAGCTGGGGCTGCAACTTAGCGACGATCCCAACAGCTGGCTGCCGCAGCTCGATGCCTACCTCTGCGACCTGAAGGAGTCGCAGATTCGCGATGGTTTGCACGTGTTCGGCGAGTCCCCTGGCGGGCAACTGCGGCGCGACACCTTGCTCGCGCTGCTGCGCATTCCGCGCGGTGATGGGCAGGGCGCCAATGCGAGTCTGCTGCGCGCCCTGGCCGATGACCTGGCCCTGGGCTTCGATCCCATCGACTGCGACATGGCGGCGCCCTGGCACGGGCCGCGTCCGGACTTGCTGGCACACTGCGATGCCAGCTTCTGGCGCACGGCGGGCGATACCCGTGAGCGCCTGGAGCTGCTTGCGCTGGAGCTGATCGAAGGCGAATCCGCAGGGCTCGGTCCGGCCAGCCGCAAAGTGCTGCAGCAGCTTCAACACCGAATCGCGCCATTGCTCGACAGTTGCGGGAGCGAAGAAATGGCCGGCTTGCTGGCCGCGTTGCAGGGCCGCTTCGTCCCGGCTGGCCCCAGCGGCGCGCCGAGCCGGGGACGTCTCGATGTACTGCCGACCGGGCGTAACTTCTATACCGTCGATGTGCGCAACCTGCCCACGCCCACGGCCTGGCGAATCGGCGCGCAGGCGACCGAGCGCCTGCTAGAACGGCACATGCAGGATCACGGCGATTACCTCCGGCAACTCGGCCTGTCCATGTGGGGCACTGCAACCATGCGCACCGGTGGCGACGATATTGCCCAGGCCATGGCGCTGCTGGGCGTGCGGCCGGTCTGGCAGCCCGGAAGCGGGCGGCTGGAGCGCTTCGAGATCGTGCCGCTCGAAGAGATGGGTCGGCCGCGGGTGGATGTGACGCTGCGGGTTTCCGGCTTTTTCCGCGATGCCTTCGCCAACCTGATCCGCGTGTTCGACGAGGCGGTGCAGGCGGTGGCAGATCTCGACGAACCAGAGGATATGAACCCGCTGTCGGCTCGGGTCTGGCGCGAATCGCTCGAACTTGAAGACGGTGGCCTTGAGGAAGCGGAAGCGCGGCGCCAGGCCGGCTGGCGGATATTCGGCTCCATGCCGGGTGCTTACGGTGCGGGCGTGCAGAACGTCATCGATGATCGTCGCTGGCAGAGCCGCGAAGACCTAGCCGAGGTGTACCTGAACTGGGGTGGCTATGCCTATGGCAAAGACGCCGAAGGCCTGCCAGCACGGGCGCGCTTCGCCGAGCGGCTGCAGCAGGTTCAGGCGGTGCTGCAGAACCAGGACAACCGCGAGCACGACATTCTCGACTCCAACGACTACTACCAGTTTCAGGGCGGCATGCTGGCCGCCGCCGAGACCCTGCGCAGCGGGTCGGTCGCGAGTTACCACGGCGACAACAGCCAGCCGGACAACCCGAAAATCCGCAGCCTGAAAGAAGAGTTGGGCAGGGTGGTGCGTTCGCGTGCAGCGAACCCCAAGTGGATCGCCGGCATGAAGCGCCACGGCTACAAGGGCGCCTTCGAACTGGCGGCCACCGTGGATTACCTGTTCGCCTTTGATGCCACCACCGAGTTGATCGACGATCACCAGTACGCGCTATTGGCCGATGCCTACGTGTTGGACGGGGACACTCGCGAGTTCATCCAGCAGCACAACCCCGAGGCGCTGAAAGACATCCTCGAACGCTTGTTGGAGGCGCAACAGCGCGGACTCTGGGAAGAGCCCGGCGACTATCGGGAAGCGTTGGAAAACCTGCTGATCGACAGTGAGGAATCATGA